A genome region from Streptomyces xanthophaeus includes the following:
- the pgeF gene encoding peptidoglycan editing factor PgeF, whose protein sequence is MTPEQHHVGGAHFAFTDRWGGVSAVPYEELNLGGAVGDDPAAVLANRARAAKSLGLAPDRVVWMNQVHGRDVAVVDGPWGEGAEVPAVDAVVTARRGLALAVLTADCTPVLLADPVAGVVGAAHAGRPGLVAGVVPAAVEAMVALGADPGRIVARTGPAVCGHCYEVPAEMREAVAQVVPAARAETSWGTPAVDVVAGVHAQLAEAGVVNSGRSPVCTLESRDHFSYRRDRVTGRLAGYVWLTELSRGTTPGPPGEKKNDGS, encoded by the coding sequence GTGACACCGGAGCAGCATCACGTGGGCGGCGCCCACTTCGCCTTCACCGACCGGTGGGGCGGAGTGAGCGCCGTTCCGTACGAGGAGCTCAATCTCGGCGGCGCGGTCGGAGACGACCCTGCCGCCGTTCTCGCGAACCGGGCACGGGCGGCGAAGTCCCTGGGCCTGGCGCCGGACCGGGTGGTCTGGATGAACCAGGTGCACGGCCGGGACGTGGCCGTGGTGGACGGGCCCTGGGGCGAGGGTGCGGAGGTCCCGGCGGTGGACGCGGTGGTGACCGCCCGTCGGGGACTCGCCCTCGCGGTGCTCACCGCCGACTGCACGCCGGTCCTGCTGGCGGACCCCGTCGCCGGGGTCGTGGGGGCCGCCCACGCCGGGCGGCCGGGGCTGGTCGCCGGGGTGGTGCCCGCCGCCGTCGAGGCGATGGTCGCCCTCGGGGCCGATCCCGGGCGGATCGTCGCCCGTACGGGACCCGCGGTCTGCGGACACTGTTACGAGGTGCCCGCCGAGATGCGGGAGGCGGTGGCCCAGGTGGTCCCCGCCGCCCGGGCCGAGACGAGCTGGGGGACACCGGCCGTCGACGTGGTCGCCGGGGTGCACGCCCAGCTCGCCGAGGCGGGGGTGGTGAACAGCGGCCGCTCCCCGGTCTGCACACTGGAGTCGCGGGACCACTTCTCGTACCGCCGCGACCGGGTGACCGGACGCCTTGCCGGATATGTCTGGTTGACAGAGCTTTCCCGGGGGACGACCCCCGGACCGCCGGGGGAAAAGAAGAATGACGGATCGTAA
- a CDS encoding YggS family pyridoxal phosphate-dependent enzyme, which produces MTDRKSELAENLARVEERISSACAAAGRGREEVTLIVVTKTYPASDVRLLADLGVRHVAENRDQDAAPKAAACADLPLSWHFVGQLQTNKVRSVAGYAQVVQSVDRPKLVTALSAAAVNAGRELGCLVQIALDAESGERGTRGGAAPEQLAELADLVAGAPGLRIDGLMTVAPLSGPYAGREQAAFERLMELSSRMRVDHPAATMVSAGMSADLEQAVAAGATHVRVGTAVLGARPRLG; this is translated from the coding sequence ATGACGGATCGTAAGTCGGAGCTCGCCGAGAACCTGGCGCGGGTGGAGGAACGTATCTCGTCCGCCTGCGCGGCGGCGGGGCGGGGACGGGAAGAGGTGACGCTCATCGTGGTCACCAAGACCTACCCCGCGAGCGACGTACGACTGCTGGCGGACCTGGGCGTCCGTCATGTTGCGGAAAATCGTGACCAGGATGCCGCCCCCAAGGCTGCGGCCTGCGCGGATCTGCCGCTCAGCTGGCACTTCGTCGGTCAGTTGCAGACGAACAAAGTCCGTTCCGTGGCGGGATACGCGCAAGTCGTGCAGTCGGTCGACCGGCCGAAACTCGTGACCGCCCTCTCGGCGGCCGCGGTGAACGCCGGCCGGGAGCTCGGGTGCCTCGTGCAGATCGCCCTCGACGCGGAGTCGGGGGAGCGCGGGACCCGCGGCGGCGCGGCGCCCGAGCAGCTCGCGGAGCTGGCGGACCTCGTCGCCGGGGCTCCGGGACTGCGCATCGACGGCCTGATGACGGTCGCTCCGCTGTCCGGCCCCTACGCGGGACGCGAACAGGCCGCCTTCGAGCGGCTGATGGAATTGTCATCCCGCATGCGCGTGGACCATCCGGCTGCCACGATGGTGTCGGCCGGGATGAGCGCAGACCTGGAACAGGCCGTGGCGGCCGGTGCGACACATGTACGCGTCGGCACTGCGGTACTCGGCGCGAGACCCCGGCTCGGGTAA
- a CDS encoding cell division protein SepF: MAGAMRKMAVYLGLVEDDRYDNPGYDPDDEFEPEPEMERARERDRRQQPVHQSPVSEEPVRAPQPPAQREPIPIPVESGRPARIAPVASITPDRTNLEKNAPVIMPKVVSEREPYRITTLHPRTYNEARTIGEHFREGTPVIMNLTEMDDTDAKRLVDFAAGLVFGLHGSIERVTQKVFLLSPANVDVTAEDKARIAEGGFFNQS, translated from the coding sequence ATGGCCGGCGCGATGCGCAAGATGGCGGTCTACCTCGGCCTCGTGGAGGACGACCGGTACGACAACCCGGGGTACGACCCCGACGACGAGTTCGAGCCCGAGCCGGAGATGGAGCGGGCTCGGGAGCGGGATCGCCGACAGCAGCCCGTGCACCAATCGCCCGTATCGGAGGAACCGGTACGAGCCCCACAGCCTCCGGCGCAGCGCGAACCTATCCCAATTCCGGTGGAAAGCGGACGTCCTGCGCGAATCGCCCCCGTGGCATCCATCACACCTGATCGTACGAACCTGGAGAAGAACGCCCCCGTGATCATGCCCAAGGTCGTCTCCGAGCGGGAGCCGTACCGCATCACGACGCTGCACCCCCGGACCTACAACGAGGCCCGTACCATCGGGGAACACTTCCGTGAGGGCACCCCGGTGATCATGAATCTCACGGAGATGGACGACACGGACGCGAAGCGTCTCGTGGACTTCGCCGCCGGACTCGTCTTCGGCCTGCACGGCAGCATTGAACGCGTGACACAGAAGGTGTTCCTGCTGTCGCCTGCTAACGTCGATGTCACGGCGGAGGACAAGGCCCGCATCGCGGAGGGCGGGTTCTTCAACCAAAGCTAG
- a CDS encoding YggT family protein, with amino-acid sequence MGVALQVIYFALGCFLVVLIFRLVMDYVFQFARSWTPGKAMVVVLEATYSVTDPPLKLLRRVIPPLRLGGVALDLSFFVLMIIVYILISFVRTAASGL; translated from the coding sequence ATGGGTGTCGCACTGCAAGTGATCTACTTCGCCTTGGGGTGCTTCCTCGTCGTGCTGATCTTCCGCCTGGTCATGGACTATGTGTTCCAGTTCGCACGTTCCTGGACACCCGGCAAGGCGATGGTGGTCGTACTGGAGGCCACCTACAGCGTCACCGATCCACCGCTCAAGCTTCTTCGGCGGGTCATTCCGCCGTTGCGTCTCGGGGGCGTGGCACTCGACCTGTCCTTCTTCGTTCTGATGATCATCGTTTACATCCTCATCAGTTTCGTGCGCACCGCTGCGAGCGGCTTGTGA
- a CDS encoding DivIVA domain-containing protein has protein sequence MPLTPEDVRNKQFTTVRLREGYDEDEVDAFLDEVESELTRLLRENEDLRAKLAAATRAAAQSQQQQGMRKPEPQDQRGPGAPVPAAISGPPQQQQPQMGPPQLPGGQPQLPPGPGGQGQQGPGPMGGPMGGPMQQHPMGGPQGMQQQSMGGPQGMQQQSMGGQNPLGQQMQPMGQQMQPMGQQMQPMGQPMQQMQQPQLPQQGPGGDSAARVLSLAQQTADQAIAEARSEANKIVGEARSRAEGLERDARAKADALERDAQEKHRVAMGSLESARATLERKVEDLRGFEREYRTRLKSYLESQLRQLETQADDSLAPPRNPAGPALPPSPSPSMAPAGAMGHSMGGPSMGGPSPMGGPSPMGAPSYGGNQQQMSPAMTQPMAPVRPAAPQPMQAPSPMRGFLIDEDDN, from the coding sequence ATGCCGCTGACTCCCGAGGACGTGCGGAACAAGCAGTTCACGACCGTCCGCCTCCGAGAAGGCTATGACGAGGACGAGGTCGATGCCTTCCTCGACGAGGTCGAGTCCGAACTGACGCGCCTGCTGCGCGAGAACGAGGACCTGCGCGCCAAGCTGGCCGCCGCCACGCGTGCCGCCGCGCAGAGCCAGCAGCAGCAGGGCATGCGCAAGCCGGAACCCCAGGACCAGCGAGGCCCCGGCGCCCCCGTGCCCGCGGCCATATCCGGCCCGCCGCAGCAGCAGCAGCCGCAGATGGGCCCGCCGCAGCTCCCGGGCGGCCAGCCGCAGCTTCCGCCGGGCCCCGGCGGCCAGGGCCAGCAGGGCCCCGGCCCGATGGGCGGCCCCATGGGCGGTCCCATGCAGCAGCACCCCATGGGCGGCCCCCAGGGCATGCAGCAGCAGTCCATGGGCGGCCCCCAGGGCATGCAGCAGCAGTCGATGGGCGGCCAGAACCCGCTCGGCCAGCAGATGCAGCCCATGGGCCAGCAGATGCAGCCGATGGGGCAGCAGATGCAGCCCATGGGTCAGCCCATGCAGCAGATGCAGCAGCCGCAGCTCCCGCAGCAGGGCCCCGGTGGCGACAGCGCCGCCCGTGTCCTGTCGCTGGCGCAGCAGACCGCCGACCAGGCGATCGCGGAGGCCCGCTCCGAGGCCAACAAGATCGTCGGCGAGGCCCGGTCGCGCGCCGAGGGCCTGGAGCGGGACGCCCGCGCCAAGGCCGACGCGCTGGAGCGGGACGCGCAGGAGAAGCACCGCGTCGCGATGGGCTCCCTGGAGTCCGCCCGCGCCACGCTGGAGCGCAAGGTCGAGGACCTGCGGGGCTTCGAGCGTGAGTACCGTACGCGTCTGAAGTCCTACCTTGAGTCGCAGCTGCGCCAGCTGGAGACCCAGGCGGACGACAGCCTGGCCCCGCCGCGTAACCCGGCCGGTCCCGCGCTGCCGCCGTCGCCGTCGCCCTCGATGGCTCCGGCCGGTGCGATGGGCCACTCCATGGGCGGTCCCTCGATGGGTGGCCCGTCCCCCATGGGCGGTCCCTCCCCGATGGGTGCCCCGTCCTACGGCGGCAACCAGCAGCAGATGTCCCCGGCGATGACCCAGCCGATGGCTCCGGTCCGGCCGGCTGCGCCGCAGCCGATGCAGGCGCCGTCGCCGATGCGGGGCTTCCTGATCGACGAGGACGACAACTAG